From the genome of Spinacia oleracea cultivar Varoflay chromosome 2, BTI_SOV_V1, whole genome shotgun sequence, one region includes:
- the LOC110804179 gene encoding uncharacterized protein, with translation MLSSSDIVKKLNLQVHVEGGFFIETFRDHSVSLSKSQLPPQYKVDRAVSTSIYFLLPSGCVSKLHRIPCAETWHFYLGEPLTIIELNENDGSIKLTCLGPDLMENQQPQYTVPPNVWFGSFPTKDICISTEGVATKAAPRDNENHYSLVGCTCAPAFQFQDFELAKRSELVSHFLKYESLISFLTSDD, from the exons ATGTTGAGTTCATCAGATATAGTGAAGAAGTTGAACTTGCAAGTTCATGTAGAAGGTGGATTTTTCATTGAAACTTTCAGAGATCATTCAGTTTCTCTCTCCAAATCCCAATTACCCCCACAAT ACAAGGTTGATCGGGCTGTAAGCACATCAATTTACTTCTTGCTGCCGTCTGGGTGTGTGTCAAAACTTCACCGGATTCCATGTGCAGAAACCTGGCATTTCTATTTGGGGGAGCCTCTTACG ATAATAGAGCTTAACGAGAACGATGGAAGTATCAAGTTAACATGTCTTGGTCCAGATTTGATGGAGAATCAGCAACCCCAGTACACGGTGCCACCTAATGTCTGGTTCGGGTCCTTTCCAACCAAGGATATCTGCATTTCCACCGAAGGTGTGGCAACTAAAGCCGCCCCAAGAGATAACGAGAACCACTACTCTCTTGTCGGATGTACGTGTGCACCTGCGTTCCAATTCCAGGACTTCGAATTGGCTAAGCGAAGTGAGCTTGTTTCGCACTTTCTGAAATATGAGTCTCTTATTTCTTTCCTTACTTCTGATGACTGA